A section of the Clostridium sp. TW13 genome encodes:
- a CDS encoding aspartyl-phosphate phosphatase Spo0E family protein — MEEISSICKEICNMRQALQDLINEKTNLLDPNIINASQKLDEALNEYNNLLNKVDK; from the coding sequence ATGGAAGAAATTAGCAGCATATGTAAAGAAATTTGCAATATGAGACAAGCGCTACAGGATTTAATTAATGAGAAGACAAATTTATTAGATCCTAATATTATTAATGCAAGTCAAAAACTTGATGAAGCTTTGAATGAGTATAATAATTTACTTAACAAAGTAGACAAGTAG
- a CDS encoding tyrosine-type recombinase/integrase — translation MELHMIRYENKDIVVLLDNDMKLVKPVYDYLKYLRQKDRAFNTVKANCNDLKLYWEFLNKEHYQYDEVTPNIIGEFIEYLREPNATNNVVSVYAESKRTGKTINRILSTIYNFYKYCGMIKEINNPIIMEDVNRPFDMFKSLLYHARNNNKTKQSIFKVKESKTTFKLVSDNDAEIFLNNLPTWRDKLIFKIMYLTGARIGEVLELQIEDIPYPNTSKEIGILENIKSKGKRRHLYIPMILLEEIDNFIMEERNNIDTEHGYIFVSQQKQNLGKPLTYRAIYEVFDVVKKKTGIQLKFHDLRHTCATALVQSGMDISVVKIILGHEHITTTQQYTHISNQYLEDNLSRYWSKSSLIGGGVSGE, via the coding sequence GTGGAATTACACATGATAAGATATGAAAATAAAGACATTGTTGTACTACTTGATAATGATATGAAATTAGTTAAGCCTGTATATGACTACCTGAAATACCTTAGACAAAAAGATAGAGCATTTAATACAGTAAAGGCTAATTGTAATGATTTAAAGTTATATTGGGAGTTCTTGAATAAGGAACATTACCAATATGACGAAGTAACGCCTAATATTATAGGTGAGTTTATAGAATATCTTAGAGAGCCTAACGCCACTAACAACGTAGTTAGTGTTTATGCTGAAAGTAAGCGTACAGGTAAGACAATAAATAGAATACTTAGTACAATTTATAATTTCTATAAGTATTGTGGAATGATTAAAGAAATAAACAATCCTATCATAATGGAAGATGTAAATAGACCATTTGATATGTTTAAAAGTTTACTATATCATGCCCGAAACAATAATAAGACTAAGCAATCTATATTCAAAGTTAAAGAAAGTAAAACTACTTTTAAGTTAGTATCAGATAATGATGCTGAAATATTCTTAAATAACTTACCCACTTGGAGAGATAAGTTAATATTTAAGATAATGTATCTTACAGGGGCGAGGATTGGTGAAGTTTTAGAACTTCAAATTGAGGATATACCTTATCCAAACACCTCAAAAGAAATTGGTATATTAGAAAATATAAAGTCTAAGGGTAAAAGAAGGCATTTATATATTCCAATGATTTTATTAGAGGAAATAGATAATTTCATAATGGAAGAAAGAAATAATATTGATACAGAGCATGGTTATATCTTTGTGTCTCAACAAAAGCAGAATTTAGGTAAACCACTAACTTATAGAGCGATCTATGAAGTCTTTGATGTAGTTAAGAAGAAAACTGGAATACAACTAAAATTTCACGATTTAAGGCATACTTGTGCAACTGCTCTAGTTCAAAGTGGTATGGATATTAGTGTTGTTAAGATAATTTTAGGGCATGAACATATCACAACAACTCAACAATATACTCATATTTCAAATCAATATCTTGAAGATAATTTAAGTAGATATTGGAGTAAGAGTTCTTTAATTGGAGGTGGAGTAAGTGGCGAGTAA
- a CDS encoding tyrosine-type recombinase/integrase yields the protein MASKMPNGDKWELIDNDSNSQHCGEKFKFDFSYIKSDSIKNVVKAYIWRNYRERNKVLYWLYREVITNFNRVNQFFELNNITNLNKLTNKEISNLMSYLNTLVSPKNNKKYSTSMKRNCLKTVKNIIRWGQLYMPDEVPKMEIFTGNEYAGINRELKIHFIPDEVLEQINKALVNEENFYIKYGIIILQSTGMRIGDMLKLTIDSVKPHLISGYTLTWYDHKNRKERQPIPIPNECAIAVEKLIEHTKELREQADDNIKNYLFIHRVSTGKNVGEIMRVKSESGIIHKWFNAFIKNNDIRDTNGEYYNLTSHQFRRTLATDMLSKGTDLKAIQEVLGHSSATATKRHYADIKDKERAEVFKNIGIIGNINKVDETVITDKKDLIWFKENKDKGARMEDGYCTKPCNDGKICDRLLKRQKCYTCGRYITTPEYLQAHKNYLAELEKQLEGNIYGDHYAEHFLPTIEILKEIVKRLEEIQDGNN from the coding sequence GTGGCGAGTAAAATGCCTAACGGTGATAAATGGGAACTAATAGATAATGATAGCAACTCACAACATTGTGGCGAAAAGTTCAAGTTTGATTTTTCATATATCAAAAGTGATAGCATCAAAAATGTTGTTAAAGCTTATATTTGGAGAAATTATAGAGAAAGAAATAAAGTTTTATATTGGTTGTATAGAGAAGTTATTACAAACTTCAATAGAGTTAATCAGTTTTTTGAATTAAACAATATAACAAATTTAAATAAGCTAACCAATAAAGAAATAAGCAACTTGATGTCATATTTAAATACCTTAGTAAGTCCTAAAAATAATAAAAAATATTCGACTTCAATGAAAAGAAATTGTTTAAAAACGGTTAAGAATATCATTCGTTGGGGGCAACTATATATGCCTGATGAAGTTCCTAAAATGGAGATATTTACAGGTAATGAATATGCAGGAATTAATAGAGAACTTAAAATACATTTTATTCCTGATGAAGTTTTAGAACAAATAAATAAAGCATTAGTAAACGAAGAAAACTTTTATATCAAATATGGAATAATCATTTTACAATCAACAGGAATGAGAATTGGCGATATGCTTAAATTAACTATTGATAGTGTTAAGCCACATTTAATTAGTGGTTACACCTTAACTTGGTATGACCATAAAAACCGCAAGGAACGTCAACCAATTCCTATTCCTAATGAATGTGCTATCGCAGTCGAAAAGTTGATAGAGCATACAAAAGAATTAAGAGAACAGGCTGATGATAATATTAAAAATTATTTATTTATTCATAGAGTATCGACTGGTAAAAATGTTGGAGAAATAATGAGGGTAAAATCAGAAAGCGGAATAATTCATAAGTGGTTTAATGCTTTTATTAAGAACAATGATATTCGAGATACCAATGGTGAATATTATAATCTTACATCACACCAATTTAGAAGAACACTTGCCACTGATATGTTATCCAAAGGAACTGATTTAAAGGCTATACAAGAAGTCTTAGGACATTCTTCTGCTACAGCTACGAAACGACATTACGCTGATATTAAAGATAAAGAAAGAGCCGAAGTATTTAAGAATATAGGTATTATTGGAAATATCAACAAAGTTGATGAAACGGTTATAACAGATAAGAAAGATTTAATTTGGTTCAAAGAAAATAAGGATAAGGGAGCAAGGATGGAAGATGGTTATTGCACTAAGCCTTGCAATGATGGAAAGATTTGCGACAGATTATTAAAAAGACAGAAGTGTTATACTTGTGGTAGATATATAACTACTCCAGAGTATTTACAGGCTCATAAGAACTATTTAGCAGAGTTAGAAAAGCAATTAGAGGGAAATATTTATGGCGACCATTATGCCGAGCATTTTCTACCTACTATTGAAATTCTAAAAGAGATTGTAAAGAGATTGGAGGAAATACAAGATGGCAATAACTAA
- a CDS encoding tyrosine-type recombinase/integrase: protein MAITKLNLQPITTESDYSNIKIGDSKFTDDIWDLSLFITAKTTKESQKKINFDFIKNKDMKHTVKLYTYYRLGKVKPRTVRDNINGQLPLFIQYCKLNGIDSFNEIFKEIFLDYALWLKEDKKVAQRTGYLCCIVVEEIIKIGQIKGWNVPKINIFVDFTSLDLWDIKKDLKENKTKPIPEDVFDKILQCALKEKNILTKAGIIIQSQTGLRINEVLSIRQGCVHTTNNGYDYIEVTLSKTEKGEPIIHKVFINELVKNVVTELEEYTKELRSESGLKELFIIRNNGIRVLNGDKWGENRLPNFIKRWDIRDSKGNLYPLKSHQFRATFVRELIKQKVPIAYIMKQFAHVSIEMTSHYLTLQEEEVKEIYSDMILGKDSKIAGLRAKEIKTKLDEQFRGKTEQEIDIIISNLSKSMSFNPLPTGVCLYDFRRGNCSDGDGCFFYNCPNYVTEVKFYPILKQELDLMEKEMARYKELGQQRSWERQYVKYKYLKPLVDSLEDQINEEEKC, encoded by the coding sequence ATGGCAATAACTAAGTTGAATTTACAACCAATAACTACAGAAAGTGATTATAGCAATATAAAAATTGGAGATTCTAAATTTACTGATGATATATGGGACTTATCGCTTTTCATAACTGCTAAAACAACTAAGGAAAGTCAAAAGAAAATCAACTTTGACTTTATAAAAAATAAAGATATGAAACATACAGTTAAGCTTTATACTTATTATAGATTAGGAAAAGTTAAACCAAGAACAGTAAGAGACAATATAAATGGACAATTACCTTTATTCATTCAATATTGCAAATTAAATGGCATAGATAGCTTTAATGAAATATTCAAAGAGATATTCCTTGATTATGCTCTATGGCTTAAAGAAGATAAAAAGGTTGCTCAACGTACAGGATATTTGTGTTGTATCGTAGTTGAAGAAATTATTAAAATAGGTCAAATAAAGGGTTGGAATGTACCTAAAATCAATATCTTTGTAGATTTTACATCTTTAGATTTATGGGATATTAAAAAGGATTTAAAAGAAAATAAAACTAAACCTATCCCAGAAGATGTATTTGATAAAATACTTCAATGTGCATTAAAAGAAAAGAATATATTAACTAAAGCAGGAATAATAATTCAAAGTCAAACAGGACTTAGAATTAATGAGGTATTATCTATTCGACAAGGTTGTGTTCATACAACGAATAATGGATATGATTATATTGAAGTTACTCTTAGTAAAACTGAAAAAGGTGAACCTATAATTCATAAAGTATTCATTAACGAATTAGTTAAAAATGTAGTTACAGAACTTGAAGAATATACTAAAGAGTTAAGGTCAGAAAGTGGATTAAAGGAATTATTTATAATTAGAAATAATGGAATAAGAGTTTTAAATGGTGACAAATGGGGAGAAAATAGACTTCCAAATTTCATTAAAAGGTGGGATATAAGAGATAGCAAAGGTAACTTATATCCATTGAAATCTCACCAATTTAGAGCAACTTTTGTTAGAGAACTTATCAAACAAAAAGTACCTATAGCATATATTATGAAACAGTTTGCTCATGTATCTATTGAAATGACTTCACATTACCTTACTTTGCAAGAAGAAGAAGTTAAAGAAATATATTCAGATATGATACTTGGTAAAGACTCTAAAATTGCTGGGCTTAGAGCAAAAGAAATAAAGACTAAACTTGATGAACAGTTTAGAGGTAAAACCGAGCAAGAGATTGATATTATAATTTCTAATTTATCAAAATCTATGAGTTTTAATCCGTTACCGACAGGTGTATGTTTATATGATTTTAGAAGGGGCAACTGTTCTGATGGTGATGGATGTTTTTTCTATAATTGTCCTAACTACGTTACCGAAGTTAAATTCTATCCTATTTTAAAGCAAGAATTAGACCTTATGGAAAAAGAAATGGCAAGATATAAAGAGTTAGGTCAACAACGTTCTTGGGAAAGACAATATGTTAAATATAAGTATTTAAAACCATTAGTAGATAGTTTGGAGGATCAAATAAATGAAGAAGAGAAATGTTAA
- a CDS encoding DUF6262 family protein translates to MKKRNVNTDGLKQFAEKKNQETIEKVNKAIDKLKRSKTKTINFKTVAEEAGVSKATLYNNDILKERILSLRAIEKGVPNDSIVATPKDKIKAKDDKIKQLYDEIKKLKKDKEKLIIQLVDMEELKDENRRLKQQLEILRGKLYEKV, encoded by the coding sequence ATGAAGAAGAGAAATGTTAATACAGACGGCTTAAAGCAATTTGCTGAAAAGAAAAACCAAGAAACTATCGAAAAGGTTAATAAAGCAATAGATAAGTTAAAGCGTTCCAAGACTAAGACAATTAACTTTAAAACAGTAGCCGAGGAAGCAGGCGTATCTAAGGCTACTCTATACAACAATGATATTCTTAAAGAACGTATATTAAGCCTAAGAGCCATTGAAAAAGGTGTTCCTAATGATAGTATAGTTGCTACACCTAAAGATAAGATAAAGGCGAAAGACGATAAGATAAAACAACTTTATGATGAAATAAAGAAACTTAAAAAAGATAAAGAAAAACTAATTATCCAATTAGTTGATATGGAAGAACTTAAAGATGAAAATAGAAGATTAAAACAACAGTTAGAAATTCTTCGTGGAAAACTATATGAAAAAGTATAA
- a CDS encoding TIGR04255 family protein, with product MEKEIKRKDLTSNLLSKVILRLDFLRIVNIQELVSDLQNKLNNLGFYLTNENITNEVEFQINDPDVSSSDNLIVKKTVKREQMFVFQSSKDNTQLLIGESCIIFNIDCEKKYCLEYYILIFCDAILLAQDKFKFIKFTRLGIRKINNVICKESKLYYLFGKCFFSNSNDCLNNAKMINYVRRQSVDNFIYNNHSFNVSKFIQEGFLENDINKKAYNVILDIDGYIKEEDIPKKFEDTKELDDIITNINDDLFHIFRCNITKEFTNDLVKGVCDNVEWGMKKND from the coding sequence TTGGAGAAGGAAATTAAGAGAAAAGATTTAACTTCAAATTTACTTAGTAAAGTAATATTAAGATTAGATTTTTTAAGAATAGTAAATATACAAGAATTAGTATCTGATTTACAAAATAAATTAAATAACTTAGGCTTTTATCTTACAAATGAAAATATTACTAATGAAGTCGAATTTCAAATAAATGACCCAGATGTATCATCTTCAGATAATCTTATTGTAAAGAAAACAGTTAAACGAGAGCAAATGTTTGTTTTTCAAAGTTCTAAAGATAATACACAGTTATTAATTGGTGAAAGTTGTATTATATTTAATATAGATTGTGAAAAAAAATATTGTCTTGAGTATTATATTTTGATTTTTTGTGACGCGATTTTATTAGCACAAGACAAATTTAAATTTATTAAATTTACTAGACTTGGGATAAGGAAAATAAATAATGTTATATGCAAAGAAAGCAAATTATATTATTTGTTTGGGAAGTGTTTCTTTTCTAATAGTAATGATTGCTTAAACAATGCAAAAATGATTAATTATGTTAGAAGGCAATCAGTAGATAATTTTATATATAATAATCATTCATTTAATGTTTCTAAATTTATTCAAGAAGGTTTTTTAGAAAATGACATAAATAAAAAAGCGTATAATGTAATTTTAGATATAGATGGATACATAAAAGAAGAAGATATTCCTAAAAAATTTGAAGATACAAAAGAACTAGACGACATTATAACTAATATAAATGATGATTTATTTCACATATTTAGATGTAATATTACAAAAGAATTTACTAATGATTTAGTTAAGGGTGTATGTGATAATGTAGAATGGGGGATGAAAAAGAATGATTAA
- a CDS encoding AAA family ATPase, producing MAKVILLCGKICSGKSYYTKLLKQNNNAVILSCDEILFDLSLNDVGDRHDVLVEKVKQYFYKKTEEIIEVGVNVVLDFGFWSKQERNNISKYYLERNIDYEWHYIDISDEDWKKNIEERNQKVCKSEANAYYVDEGLLVKLNSLFEKPSTQEMDVWFINERV from the coding sequence ATGGCAAAAGTAATTTTATTATGTGGTAAGATTTGCAGTGGGAAAAGCTACTATACGAAATTGTTAAAACAGAATAATAATGCTGTTATTTTGTCATGTGACGAAATATTATTTGATTTGTCTCTAAATGATGTTGGAGATAGGCACGATGTATTAGTAGAGAAGGTAAAGCAGTATTTTTATAAAAAAACAGAGGAAATTATTGAAGTTGGAGTCAATGTTGTTTTGGATTTTGGATTTTGGAGCAAACAAGAGCGGAATAATATATCAAAATACTATTTAGAAAGAAATATTGATTATGAATGGCACTATATAGATATTTCAGATGAAGATTGGAAGAAAAATATTGAAGAAAGAAATCAGAAGGTTTGTAAAAGCGAAGCTAATGCATATTATGTTGATGAAGGACTTCTAGTAAAATTAAATTCTTTATTTGAAAAACCTTCAACACAAGAAATGGATGTTTGGTTTATAAATGAAAGAGTATAA
- a CDS encoding Thoeris anti-defense Tad2 family protein: protein MRFDEIFKILMDSRKTISRKAWLPCSELSYDVTNKQIVFFDGHSFQRWCPSHDDIVAMDWEVV from the coding sequence TTGAGATTTGATGAGATATTTAAAATATTAATGGATAGTAGAAAAACTATTTCAAGAAAGGCATGGTTACCTTGCTCGGAATTATCATACGATGTTACTAATAAGCAGATAGTATTTTTTGATGGTCATAGTTTTCAAAGATGGTGTCCTTCACATGATGATATAGTTGCTATGGATTGGGAAGTAGTGTGA
- a CDS encoding putative ABC transporter permease, protein MKYSKNKIIHFFVFGSIYMNVEIIARIVGKQLVGYKGIKPLSLMGYTSLWMFAVGGICGVLIGSLNDHPRFYDKKIWQQILIGGTTITLAELFSGILLNLILGLNIWDYSKDSFNFMGQIELKNCLLWYLMITPIIIWFDDMLTYYLYKEGESYNLLEVYKKLIKLK, encoded by the coding sequence TTGAAATATTCAAAGAATAAAATAATTCATTTTTTTGTTTTTGGAAGCATTTATATGAATGTTGAAATCATAGCAAGAATTGTTGGAAAGCAACTTGTAGGATATAAAGGTATAAAGCCTTTGTCACTTATGGGCTATACAAGTTTATGGATGTTTGCTGTTGGAGGAATATGTGGGGTATTGATAGGAAGCTTAAATGATCATCCACGGTTTTATGATAAGAAAATATGGCAACAAATTCTTATCGGCGGTACCACAATAACTTTAGCTGAATTGTTTTCAGGGATACTATTAAATCTAATTTTGGGATTAAACATATGGGATTATTCAAAAGATTCATTCAATTTCATGGGACAGATTGAATTAAAAAACTGCTTACTTTGGTACCTTATGATTACCCCTATTATAATATGGTTTGATGATATGCTTACTTATTATTTATACAAAGAAGGAGAATCATATAATTTATTAGAAGTGTATAAAAAATTAATAAAGTTAAAATAA
- a CDS encoding phosphotransferase enzyme family protein, with protein sequence MNAILNEALNNYEVQCPKVEFIRHNENETYKVKDELTNAQYVVRIHKPSEKFSLDVFGDEKHSVSLLESEMKLINSIRENTDILVQQPIKNKEGSFVTVLNDGTPVTLLSWIEGSTVQESKINEEVLFTIGKMVGKFHRFSKKYSKDSNLDRYSYDKSLLVNTILKIKTGVELNILSSEQLKVVVDAANEIANRMNELELIENSKGIVHSDLAKSNLILHEGQVAPIDFCLCGNSYYYMDLGSLFSHFDNLEQRKSILSGYKSIIDEEIDTKYIEAFMVFQIILFIATHINNGENLEWFSAAIERWSKEFFIPLANNISFIEL encoded by the coding sequence ATGAATGCTATATTAAATGAAGCCTTAAATAACTATGAAGTTCAATGCCCTAAAGTTGAATTTATACGGCATAATGAAAATGAAACTTATAAAGTTAAAGATGAGTTGACAAACGCACAATATGTTGTCAGAATTCATAAACCAAGTGAAAAGTTTTCACTTGATGTTTTTGGTGATGAAAAGCATTCTGTAAGCTTATTAGAAAGTGAAATGAAGCTAATAAATTCTATAAGGGAAAATACAGATATATTAGTGCAACAGCCTATAAAAAACAAAGAAGGGTCGTTTGTGACAGTTTTAAATGATGGGACACCAGTAACACTTCTCTCATGGATAGAGGGAAGTACTGTGCAGGAATCGAAAATAAATGAAGAAGTTTTATTTACTATAGGTAAGATGGTAGGTAAATTTCACCGATTTTCAAAGAAATATTCTAAAGATAGTAATTTAGATAGATATTCTTATGATAAGAGTTTGTTGGTAAACACTATTTTAAAGATTAAAACAGGAGTAGAATTAAATATTCTATCTAGTGAACAACTTAAAGTTGTGGTAGATGCTGCTAATGAAATTGCTAATCGAATGAATGAGTTAGAATTAATAGAAAATTCAAAGGGGATAGTTCATTCTGATCTTGCAAAGTCAAACTTGATTTTACATGAAGGACAAGTGGCACCTATAGATTTTTGTTTGTGCGGAAATAGCTATTATTATATGGATTTAGGCTCATTATTTAGTCATTTTGATAATCTAGAACAGCGAAAATCCATACTTAGCGGATATAAAAGTATTATTGATGAAGAAATAGATACTAAATACATTGAAGCGTTTATGGTATTCCAAATTATTTTATTTATAGCAACGCATATAAACAATGGAGAAAATTTAGAGTGGTTTAGTGCGGCAATAGAAAGATGGAGTAAAGAATTCTTTATTCCATTAGCTAATAATATATCGTTTATAGAACTTTAA
- a CDS encoding VanZ family protein: protein MSEYIFPIKIAIICFPFIALIITLPFLIYQYRKHGYINIFRAFLLYSFLLYLLVAYYLIILPLPKTRDVLSFQKPNTQHIQLKPFRFITEILKYTQVHKSHPKTYLHIFKERAFLQAAFNAILLTPLGIYLSYYFNKSFIKTVFICFCTSLFFELTQLSGLYGYYNAPYRLFDVDDLFLNTLGGAIGYMISPIFKSILPNVRKLDEKVQLELLPVGFIRRGISLMFDWGIFIVFWIISREYLKPYIFVFLYFILLTYFTNGRTFGKWLLRVRVAGKGKKLKFKEVLVRYTLLYYVFFGMNYLAFITSSISSRMSHRTISYFLIILIILIDAVAFLHLIARCFSSNKRLIYEKISRTTLKIT from the coding sequence ATGTCAGAATATATATTTCCAATAAAAATAGCCATAATTTGTTTTCCATTTATTGCTTTAATAATTACTCTGCCATTTTTGATTTATCAATATAGAAAACATGGATATATTAATATTTTTAGAGCTTTTTTGCTGTATTCATTTTTATTATATTTATTGGTGGCTTATTATCTTATAATATTACCATTACCAAAAACTCGTGATGTATTAAGTTTTCAGAAACCTAATACACAACATATACAACTTAAGCCATTTCGGTTTATAACTGAAATATTGAAGTATACGCAGGTTCATAAATCACACCCAAAAACGTATTTACATATTTTCAAAGAAAGAGCTTTTTTACAGGCTGCTTTTAATGCAATTTTACTTACTCCACTTGGGATATATTTATCTTATTATTTTAATAAGAGTTTTATAAAAACAGTTTTTATATGTTTTTGCACATCACTATTTTTTGAGTTGACTCAATTAAGTGGGCTATATGGATATTATAATGCTCCTTATAGATTATTTGATGTAGATGATTTATTTCTAAACACTTTAGGTGGAGCTATAGGATACATGATATCTCCTATATTTAAAAGCATACTTCCCAATGTACGTAAACTTGATGAAAAAGTTCAACTAGAGCTTTTGCCAGTTGGGTTTATAAGAAGGGGGATATCGTTAATGTTTGATTGGGGAATATTCATCGTTTTTTGGATAATCTCCAGAGAGTATCTTAAGCCATATATATTTGTATTTTTATATTTTATTTTGCTGACATATTTCACTAATGGTAGAACCTTTGGCAAATGGCTTCTTAGAGTAAGAGTAGCAGGAAAGGGAAAAAAATTAAAATTTAAAGAAGTATTAGTAAGATATACGCTTCTATACTATGTATTTTTTGGAATGAATTATTTAGCGTTTATTACATCATCTATTAGTAGTCGGATGTCTCATAGAACAATTTCATATTTTTTAATAATTTTAATTATATTAATAGATGCAGTAGCCTTTTTACATTTAATTGCTCGCTGTTTTTCAAGCAATAAGAGATTAATTTATGAGAAAATAAGTAGGACAACCCTAAAGATAACATAG
- the plsY gene encoding glycerol-3-phosphate 1-O-acyltransferase PlsY, which yields MINITLTVLLAFLCGSIPTGYLIIKRLYGIDIRTTGSKNIGSTNVKRLAGTKISIITQTIDVLKGLLPVLLGMYLSKIIELPITQATYVSIIAIAVILGHDYTPFLNFNGGKGVNTTLGAFFLIAPLPTISGVVVHLILGKFTNIVSMRSIILGATIPIMSIIMNLQISIIISSTIACLLMIFRHKDNLIRIINHQEN from the coding sequence ATGATTAATATAACTTTAACAGTTTTACTAGCTTTTTTATGTGGTTCAATTCCTACAGGATATTTAATCATAAAAAGATTATATGGAATTGATATAAGAACCACAGGCAGTAAAAATATAGGATCAACAAACGTTAAAAGACTAGCTGGAACTAAAATATCTATCATTACTCAAACAATAGATGTTCTAAAAGGATTACTTCCAGTACTTCTAGGTATGTATCTATCAAAAATTATAGAATTACCAATAACACAAGCTACTTATGTTTCTATAATTGCAATAGCAGTTATTTTGGGACATGATTATACTCCATTTCTCAATTTTAATGGTGGGAAGGGAGTAAACACAACCCTTGGAGCATTTTTCTTGATTGCTCCACTACCAACAATCAGTGGAGTTGTAGTTCACTTAATACTAGGTAAATTCACAAATATAGTTTCTATGAGATCCATCATATTAGGAGCAACTATACCTATAATGTCTATAATTATGAACTTACAAATTAGCATAATTATCTCTTCTACTATAGCATGCTTATTGATGATATTTAGGCATAAAGATAATTTAATTAGAATAATAAATCATCAAGAAAACTAG
- a CDS encoding DUF692 family multinuclear iron-containing protein — MYIACNWSKSLEILLEKNTIKLDYIKSGAYGNFNEEFEKMRSLHPILLHGLGYFECTGMNNIEIVDFDLANKLIKDCNSPHYGLHLTLKNSDMYEGMSEEDIYKRMCKNIQLFKNSISVPLLLENIPDTPEDRTLYDHYPYVKPAQIDRLLSDNDVAFLLDISHAKITAQYHGLDVYDYIGQLPLEKIVEIHVNGSGYDKNGFPADIHGSMKDEDYELLEWILKRANPYVVSLEYIGTTGENQQTIIHSLEKQLNKLQSICNKKI; from the coding sequence ATGTATATTGCTTGCAATTGGTCGAAATCTTTAGAAATACTTTTAGAAAAGAATACTATTAAGTTAGATTATATTAAATCAGGTGCCTATGGCAATTTTAATGAAGAATTTGAAAAAATGCGTTCTCTTCATCCTATCTTGCTTCATGGTTTAGGCTATTTCGAATGTACTGGTATGAATAATATTGAAATTGTAGATTTTGATTTAGCCAATAAATTGATAAAAGATTGCAATTCTCCTCATTATGGTCTGCATCTTACGCTGAAAAATTCAGATATGTATGAAGGTATGTCCGAAGAGGACATATATAAAAGAATGTGCAAAAATATTCAACTATTTAAAAATAGTATATCTGTTCCTTTATTGCTGGAGAACATCCCTGATACACCAGAAGATAGAACGCTCTATGATCATTATCCTTATGTAAAGCCAGCACAAATTGATAGGTTGCTTTCAGATAATGACGTAGCATTCTTACTGGATATATCACATGCAAAAATTACTGCCCAATATCACGGTTTGGATGTATATGATTATATTGGGCAGCTTCCTCTTGAGAAAATAGTAGAAATTCATGTAAATGGTTCTGGATATGATAAAAATGGTTTTCCTGCCGATATTCACGGTTCTATGAAGGATGAGGACTATGAATTACTGGAATGGATACTTAAACGTGCCAATCCATATGTAGTTTCATTGGAATACATAGGAACAACTGGTGAAAATCAGCAAACAATCATCCATTCGTTAGAAAAACAACTAAATAAATTGCAAAGTATATGCAATAAAAAAATATAA